The genome window GATCACCAGTTGGGCGCTCGAAGGGAAGGTCAGGAGCCCGAGTAGGAGTGGGGCGATTGGCTTGCTCATGGTCTTGTCGGATTCTACTTCGATCGGGAGCGGATGGTCTTCTTCGGCGCGGCCTTCACGGTCTTCTTCATCGGCTTCTTGGCGCCTTTGGCGGGCAAGGTGCCGATGTGCGCGAGGCTGAGTTTCACCCACCGGCCCAGCGAGCGCTTGTCACCAACGGCATCGGCGTCCACGAACACGAAGCCCTTCATGTTCTTATGCCCGAAGGTCATGGGCTTGGCGCCCGGCCATTGCAGCACCTCATCGTGGCGCTCCGGGTTGAAGCGCGCCATGAAATCGCCCTTGTTGGTGATGCCCACGCTCATGTGCCCCTTCACCATGAAGGCCACGCCGCCGAACATCTTCTTGTGCTCGGGCTTGGCGCCTTCGGCGATAAGGGCATCGTGGATCCGTTGCTCGAAGAGGGGGTCAGGTGCCATGCAGCCAGCGGATAGAGTGATGACGGAACAGCCTATTCTGCAACGAATATCGTATTCGTCCGATCACGGCAATTGCTCCACCCGCGTCGCCGTGGGCACCGATCCGCCGATGTTCACCAGGATCGGGTCTCGGTCGTTGGCCTCGCCGGTGTACTTCACCTCACCGTTCAGGTTTATATCAGTGGCCTCATAGCCTTGCGCCGTGTTCGTGGGAACCGAGCCTCCGATGCGGAACAGCACCGGGTCGCGGTCGTTCCCTTCTCCGGTGTACTTCAACAGGCCATCCACCGCGCTGTTGCCGGCCCACAATACCATGGCACCATTGACGGATTTGCGCGCATCCGTTCCCCACGTGGCCATTGTGCTGCTCTGGAAATCCAGCGTCAACGCATCGCGGTTCAGGAACACGGGCTGCTCTGTCATCGCTCCGAGGTGGTTGCGATGCCGCACGGCCACATGGTACTGATTGACAGGAGCCGTGAATAGCAGCGGCGAGACGCCGTCCGTATCCACGATGTCCCCGTCGCGCTGCACCAGCGCGGATCGGGAGGCGAGCACGGTGGATGGCGCGGCCTTATCGCGCAGCTCCACGAAGACCCAGTCCACGATCGCGTTCGGCCCGGAGACGGCGAGCACCGGTGCCGCAACGGTGCCCAGGCCACCTTCGCCTACGAGCGGGAAGATGCCGGTGTGCGGCTGCGAGAGCGGGATCAGCGAGGCAGCGCGCAGGTCATCGCGCATCAATCCGGAGCCCGCGTCGTACGCGCCTTCGAGCATGACCTTGGCGGCAAGCTTCACGTGCGTGGGGTCTTTCACGATATCGAAGCGGTCGACGATGGTACCGTGGTCGTTGAGGAAGATGGCCTGCAAAGAGGTGCCGTTCACGTCGATCACCATCGATCCCAAGTGAGCGGCGGTGCTCATGTGCATGACAGGGTGGTTCAGCGTGCCACCTGATTCCTTCTTCCCAGAGACCCCGCACACCGTGTACACCGTGCCTGTCTGTGGTGCAAGATCTCCGGGCTTCTGGTACGCACCCGGCCCCAGCGCGCTGCCGCTGGTGGTGTTCAGGCCCATGGTGGCCGTGTTGTAGGTGGTGGAGATGCCGTGGTGCCCGTTGATGAGGAACGAGCGCTGGTAGTTGTGCGTGTGCCCGCCGAGCACCAGGTCCACTCCGCCGGCTTCCAGTACCGGCAGGAAGTTCTCGCGCATGTCCTTGAGCAGGCCGCCACTCGCGGCCGGGTCGTCCGAATCATCCGCACCCTTGCTGTAAGGCGGATGGTGCCAGTACGCGATGATCCATTCGCTGCGCTTGCGGGCTTCGATGAGGTCATTCGTGAGCCAGACGGCCTGCGCCCCGGTCGGTGAGCGTGGGCTGTCGTAGCTGTCCAAGGAGATGAAGTGCACGTTCCCCACATCGTAGGAGAAGTAGGCCTCGCTATTCGATGCGACTCCACCGGCCTGCCCATTCCTCGGCAGGGCGAAGAGATCGAAATACGGACCCGTCCCCGTGGTGGCATCCGCTCCGGAGTAATAATCGTGATTGCCCGGTGCTGGGTACAAGGGAGTGGTGCGGAGCGTGGCTTCGTACATGTTCTCGAACACTGCGGGCTGGTGCTCGGCTTCGGTGCCCGATTCGTAGGCGTTGTCGCCGAGCCAGAGCCACGCCTGCGCCGTGGTGCTGCCCATGTGGTTCAGGTAGGCATCGCGCACGCGGCGCTGATCCGCGTTGGCCGTGCCGTGATCGCCGAGCACCCAGATGCGGATCGGCTCGGCCACGCCAGGCAATGGCGTTGTGCGCACGAAATGCTCCACGTCGTCGCCTTCGAGGTCGCCGCTGCTGGTGCCGATGGCGTAGTAGTAGGTGGTCGAAGGCTGAAGGCCGGTCACGGTGACTTCATGATCCAAGGTGCTGGCCGAGACATTGGTGACTTGATCGAGCGCGCCGGTCGTGGTGCCGTAACGCACGCGCGCATTGGTTTCGGTGGCGGTCCTCCACTTCAGCACGAAGCTGTTCGAGGTCACGATGTGCTGGTAAGGGCCGCGCGTGAGGCTCGGTCCCGTATCCACGCCGACCACCTTCAGGTCGAAGGTGAGGTCGCTGCTGCTCGCTGCGTTCTGGTGCACCTCCACGGCGATCACGTTCGTGCCGGATTGGAAGAACGACGATGCTATGGTGACGGTATTGTTCGCGGATTCGGCCGGGCTGGAGATTGAGGTCGAGGCCAACGTGGTGTAGCCGATGGTCCCGGTGGGCATGTTGTTGCGCGCCACCTCAACGCCATTCACGTAGATCACCAGGCCATCATCGCGGCGGAACTGCAGTTGGTAGCCGGAGAAGGCCGCAGCATTCGCCAGGTTGAAGCTCTTGCGGAAGTAGGTGGTGATGTGCTTGGCGGAAGCATTGGGGCCGTAGCTCACCACGGTGCGCTCGTCGTCATCGCCATAGCCGAACTCGCCGAAGCCCGTGGCCCAGGTGCTCTCCGCCGGGAACACCGAAGCGCGCCAGGCCGTGCCCTGGTTGCTGCCATCGTCGAGGTACTTCCACGCGCTGTTGAATTGGACGAGGACGATGTTGGCGGGGGCGGATGCCGAGCAGATGATCGAGGCCAGGCAGAGCGAACGAATGAGAACTTGAGCGTGCATGCGGTGCAACTAGGAAAGGCGGGAGCACCAAAGTAGGGGGATTGCCGGGCTGAGGGAAATGGGCGGTGGGCGTCTCGCCAGATTGCCGACGAGCAAGGAACAGGCTCATTGATGAACCTATCTTTGGCTCATGGCGGCCGCTAAAGAGAAAGTCATCACACGAAAGAAGCTCTCCTCCGAAGGAGAGGCGATGAACGTTGCCTTCAAGAAAGCGACAAAGAAGGCCGCACGTCAGGCGTTCGCTGTTCGCAAAACCATCATGATCGAGAAAGATGGTTGGTTGGTGATGGTGAACAAGGAGGGCCAGGTCGTGAAGCGCGTGAAGCGGTTGGAGCGACTCGTGGTCCCGGCTGCCTGAGCATGGCTCGGAACCTTCGGATGCGCGTATTCGCCGGACCAAATGGTTCAGGGAAGAGCACCATGTACCAGCAGGTTAAGGACACGGTGATCGCAGGTAGGCCCGTAGACCTGGGCATCTATATCAACCCCGACGATATCGCGAAGACTCTCCGAACGGCAGGTGAGATAGACTTGGCTCGGACCTTCAAGGTCAGAGGGAGCCGGATGGGTTGGAGTTCCTTCGCCGTTCGATCTGGCCTGCTGCAGGGGGAGTTCGACTTGAATGCCTTCAAGAGCGGGTGCCGATTCATCAGGCACACCATCGTGCTGAAGGATGCGGCATTGGCCGATCAGTACGCTCAACTGCTTACAGCATACCTGTGCGAATTGATGTTGAAGCACAGGAAGAAGTTCTCGTTTGAGACGGTGTTCAGCCACCCTTCGAAACTGACACTGATGAACACCGCTGCGAAGCTCGGTTTCAAGACCTACTTGTACTTCATCGCCACCAACTCGCCTGAGATCAATAAGGACCGTGTTCGCACACGTGTGCTTCAGGGCGGGCATGATGTCCCAGAGGACCGCATCGAGAAGCGCTATGCGCTTGCGTTGAAACAGATGCTGCCAGCGCTGAATACTTGCTATCACGGGTTCGTCTTCGATAATTCGGGCACTGAACCTGTTGTCTTTGCCGAGGTTAAACAACTAGCGGAGGCGAGGGTGTGGTCCTGGAACCTCAAGGCTATCCCCGATTGGTTCATCAAGCACTACCTTCTTGCTAGCGGCAATCCGCTCTTTGCTGACGTTGCTCGGATAGCTCTAGAGGAGCGGAAGAAGGCGCAGCAATAGAAGCCACGGATTGCAGATCCGCAGGAGCGGGTAGCCAGCAGGAGCACCAAAGTAGGAGTACGGCCTATGCTGGGGCAACGGCCTCTTCCGTCCCAAGGGGCAACACTCACGTCCATGAACAGCCCCGGAGGTTCCAATTGCAGAGTCCCTAGGAACGGAAGGCCATTCAAGATCTATTCATGGATAGTCCTCCACGCGCTTCGCGAAGGCACCGTGCTTCCGTTGTTCACCAAAGCCTGATCGCGGGCTTTGCCACTGCCGTTGCCGAGGTGTTTCCACGCGCCGAGAATGGCGCCTGGACGATCAGGGCGAATGGGGACTGGGCCCTCATTCAATCACGAGCAATAGGTCCGTGCGGTCCTGGCTCTGGCCCGTGCGCTGCCAATCCGCGTCCCGCACGCCGCTATAGACCAGTATGGAAGCACCGGTGCTATCAATTGAACTGATCATCAGCTCTCGCAGGAAATTGCTGGGCATGATATGCCCGCCCGACCCCTCGGTCACGATCATGATCAGTGCGTTCGCTTCCGATTGGATGCTGTCCGTGAGCAGGTCGACATCGCCATGGTGCCCGGTCGCATCGATGCGGAGCACATCGCTTGTGCGGTTCTCTACATGGTACGCGCCACGGGAAATGGGTTCCTTCGGCTTGTGGCAGGATGCCGCAAGGAGGATTCCGGCGGAAAGGACGAGCGGCCTGGTCATCACGCGAAGTTGGCGAACGGTGCCGGCACCCCTCAACGCGCCACGATCAAGCGTTGCGGCGCAGCGTCCCCGATGGAAACGGCGTAACAGCCTTCCGGCAGACCGCTCACATCCAACGCGGCATTGCCCGATGCTTGTAGCTGCAGAACGACCCTGCCGCTCACGTCTCGCACGTGTATCCGCTCCGATGGATGGGGACCAGGCTTGAAGAAGACCATGGCGCCCGCCGGGTTCGGTGAGAAGGACCGTTCCGGGATGGGACGGGGATGCTCGATGGCCAACGGGAGCCAGCAACTTCCCCCGGAGCTCGGATAGTAGCTCTCTGCGCCAAGGCCGAAGCACTCCAGCGCGTAGCCGCACTCGAGGAAGTTGGAGAGGGGCTCGAACAGGCCGTGAACGCTTCCGACGCCTTCGATCAAGTACACGGCCCAGCTGTTGCTGAGCTCGTAGCGCGCGCGCATCTCCGTGCCGATGAGAACGCTATCCACGGCCACCACCGTGATGTCCTCATTCCAGTTGGTGTAGCTCAGGGGCAGCGTCTGCCCCACGACGAGGTCGAACTCGTGGAGCAATTCATCGTTGTCGTTGGTCCAGATACGCAGTTGTCGCCCTTCCTGCCTGATCAAGCGCGTGTATGCCTCGGCGTATGGAACGTTCATGCCCTGGCAACCCTGCGGCGCCGGCGGCGCGGACTGCCAGTTGTAGGTGACCATGCCCTCGCGACGCACCTTGGTCCAGGTCACGTTGCCGATCACCGAATCGCCTGCGATCAAGTAGTTGTAGCTGTCCGTGGCGATGCAGGGCACCGGTACCGCACAGACCGATTGCACGCGCCACACGGGATCGTTGGCCAGGTAATCCTGGGCAGCAGTGGCTGAAGCGACCAGAGCGGAAAGCAGCAGTGTAGCGTGGCGCATGGGGTGGGGTTTACGAATAGGACAAAGGAAAGACGGGTTGCGCTGCCCGGATCGATCTGCCGGCAGGGTCGCACCGGCTATCGTGCGTGGAGCAGGGACTGGTGAAGACCGCTTAGAGTACGGTGGCCGAAGGACCCACCTCAGCAACGACAACAGGCAGGATGGGCGTGACAGCGTAGAAGGAACCCTTCGTGTGCGACCGTAGATGTCCTTGCTCTTCAGTACTGCGCCAACCTCTCCACCGCCTCCTTCAACCTCCCCTTCGGCAGGGAGCCTTGTTCCAAAGGGATGGCGAAAGGCACCGGCGTATCCCAACTCGCCACGCGCACGATGGGGGCATCCAGGTACTCGAAAGCCCGCTCCGCGATGATGGCAGCGAGCTCGCCACCGAAACCGGCGGTGAGGGTGTCCTCGTGCAGTAGCAGCACCTTGCCGGTCTTCTTCACGCTGGCGAGGATGGTGTCCACATCCAGCGGCACCAGTGTGCGCAGGTCTATGATCTCGGCATCTACACCGGTTTCCTTCTGCATCTCCGTGGCCCAATGCACGCCCATGCCGTAGGTGATGATGCTGAGCGCTGAGCCTTCGCGCACCACGCGCGCCTTGCCGAACGGGATGCTGTAGGGCTGCTCGGGCACGGCGCCGCTGATGCTGCGGTACATGGCCTTGTGCTCGAAGAACATCACCGGGTTCGGATCGTCGAAGGCGGTCATGAGCAAGCCCTTCGCATCGTAGGGGTTGCTCGGGTACACCACTTTCAGCCCGGGCGTCTTCACGAACCACATCTCGTTGCTCTGGCTGTGGAAGGGCCCCGCGCCTACGCCTGCGCCGGTGGGCATGCGCACCACCACGTCGGCGTTCTGCCCCCAGCGGTAGTGTATCTTGGCCAGGTTGTTGCAGATCTGTGTGATGCCCTCGCTGACGAAATCGGCGAACTGCATCTCCATCATGGCCTTCATGCCCTTGATGCTGAGACCGAGCGATGCACCGAGGATGGCGCTCTCGCACAGCGGCGTGTTGCGCACACGGTCCTTGCCGAACTTCTCCACGAAACCTTCGGTGATCTTGAACGCACCACCATACTCCGCGATGTCCTGGCCCATGAGCACGAGCTGCGGGTGCCGCTCCATGCTTTGCGCGAGGCCCTCGCTTATCGCATCGATCATCCGGATCTCGCGAGCCGCTAGCTGCGTGCCACCAGCTTCTAGCTCGTGGCTCGTGGCCAGCGGCTTGAGGCCCGCGTCAGCCGGAGCGTAAACGTCACCTACTTCAATGCTCTCGACCGGGGTGGGTTCCGGTTCCTCGAACGCGTGCTTCAGGTCCGCCTCGATGCCGTCCTTCAATCGGGTGCGGATCTCGTCCCGTTTTTGGATGCTGAGGATGCCTTGCTTCAGCAGCCACGCCTCGTAGTTCATCACGGGGTCCTTCTTGCCCCACACCTCGAAGAGTTCCTTGGGCACGTACTTCGTTCCGCTCGCTTCCTCGTGCCCGCGCATCCGGAAGGTCATGCACTCCACCAGGATCGGCCGCGGGTTCTCACGCACGCTGTCGGCCAGCCTCGCGAGGTTGTCGTACACCTCCAGGATGTTGTTGCCGGCGATCTGCACGCCCTCGATGCCGTAGCCGATGGCCTTGTCCACGAAGCTCTTCATCCGGAACTGCTCGCTGCTGGGCGTGCTCAGCCCATAGCCGTTGTTCTCGATGATGAAGAGCACGGGCAGGTCCCACACCGCCGCCACGTTCACGCTCTCGTGGAAGTCGCCTTCGCTGGTGGCGCCATCGCCGGTGAAGACGATCGTGCAGCGGTTCTCCTTCTTCAGCTTATGCGCCAGCGCGATGCCATCGGCGATGCCCATCTGCGGACCGAGGTGGCTGATCATGCCCACCACTTTGTGCTCCTGGCTGCCGAAGTGGAAGCTGCGCTCGCGGCCCTTGCTGTATCCGGTGGCCTTGCCCTGCCATTGCGCGAAGAGCTTCGCGAAGGGCATCCCGCGCGTGGTGAACACACCGAGGTTGCGGTGCATCGGCAGTATGTACTCGTCGTCGCGTAGTGCAAGCGTGGCGCCCACGCTGATCGCCTCCTGCCCGATGCCACTGAACCACTTGCTGATCTTGCCTTGGCGCAACAGGCTCAGCATCTTCTCCTCGATGATGCGCGGAAGGACGAGCTTCTCGTAGGTCTCGATCAGGAAGGCGTCGCTGTGGGAGCCGCGCTCGAAACGGAGCTGGCGGTCCTCGGTGGTGAGCTGTGACATGGTTGCGGTTGCGGGCCTGCCTGCTGCAGGCGGGCGCGAAGGTATTTTGGGGCTGCGGGTAGCGGTGGACGGCGTGTTGAAGGTTGCCAACACCAGCACGGTCAAGTGCGATCGCGCCCGGTACTTTCGGCGCCATGCAAGCCGTGGAGACCTGGGTGCGACGTATAGCCGTGGCGTTGCTGCTGCTCGGTACGCTTGCTCATTTGGTTCTCCGGGCTGGACTGCTGAACGATCCGCGCGTGGACCTGGGCGGTGCCGAGATCAATGTGGTGTACGGCGTGCAGAAGCTCGTTGATGGCCGTCCGCTCTATTCCGATCCGGAGCAGCCGCCGTTCGAGGCGATCCAGTTGGCGCCGCTCTATCACATGCTGGTGGCCGGCGCGGCACGGGGCAGCCGCATCGATCACCTCGATACGCAGGGCCTCTTCTACGTGAGTCGCGTGCTGGCCCTTGCGCTGAACGTGCTCACGGCCATGCTCGTCCTCATGCTCTGCCGAAAGGCCGGTGCCAGCGTTGGCCTGTCCATCGCGTTGGCGTGCATCGGTTTCGCCATGCTCACCGAGCATTTCTACGGCCGCTCCGATGCGCTGTCCACGCCCCTGATGCTCGCTGCCTGCCTCGTGATGGCACAGGTCGATGGTCGCTCGTTGTCGTGGCGGCGATCGTCCGCTGTCGCTGTGCTAGCAGCTCTGGCCACGCTGACCAAGCAGACGGCGATCATCCTTCCGCTTTTCATCGCCGTGCATTTCATGGTGCAGCGCGATTGGCGTTCCCTTGCGCGATTCGCGATCGTTGGCGCTGGAACCGCAGTGCTTGCCATGGGGCTCCTGCTGTGGATGGCCTCGCCGGATGTCCTTTGGAAGAATCTGGTGGTGGCGGTGCGCAACGGCATCGAACCATCGATGTACAGGGAGCTGTTCGACCGCGGGGTGTACAAGTACCATGCGGGCTGGCATGCGATCGCCCTGCTTGCCCCGATGCTGTTGGTTCGCCGTGGACGGCCGATTGCCTCAATGTTCGGCCTGGCAGCGGGTCTGGTCTTTGTCGCTGGCGCGCTTGGCGGATTGAAGAGCGGCAGCAGCTTGAATTACATCGTCGATGGGCAGCTTCTTGCGCTCGTTGCCGCGGTGATTCTGATCAGGCAGGCGCCTGTGCATTGGCAGCCGTGGGCGCACTTGGCATTACTGGGTTACGGGCTGCTGTTCATGCAGCACCGTTTCTGCTTGCTCGATACGCGCGCGGGCGACGATGAGCAACGGGCCATCCATGCAACGGCGCGCGATTCTGACCGGCGAACCGCAGCCTTCCTCCGCGATTCGCTTCAGCTGGGTGCCGGAGATCTTGTCATGATCACGTATCGCGGCCACTTGGAGCTGCTGCTCAACGGCCAGGGCCTGCTGCCCCAGAAGGACATTATCCAATGGAGCATCGCGCCGCCCTTCGACCTGCATCGCCTGAAGGAGATGCTCGATCAGGGGCAAGTGCGCGCGGTGGTAACCGATGCTCCTGCGGATACGCTCCGGCTGCTTTCGTGGCGCCATGCGCTCGTGCCGACGGCTAAAGTGGACGGCCGCTGGGTCTTTGCCATCAAGCCCAACTGATGCCCGTGCGCATCTTTGGCACCGTGCCTTCCCTGCGCGGCCCGCTCGCTGTCCTGCTCATGCGCTTCGGTGCGCTCGTGGCGATCTACTCGCTCTTGCGGGTGGCCTTCGTGCTCCTCAATCGCGGCAGCTTCCCCGATGTTCCCTTCTCCGCCTACCTGGGCGGCGTGCGCTTCGATCTAAGTGCGCTCGCCTGGCTCAACCTGCCATGGCTGGTGCTGTGCCTGATCAGCCCCGTGGAGCGCGGCTGGTTCGCGATCGCCAAGCGCATCGCGTTCCACGCGGCGAATGCGGCGGGCTTCTTCTTCGCCTGCGCCGACATCGAGTATTTCAAGTTCACGCTCAAGCGGAGCACGGCTGACCTCTTCGGCATCATGGCCGGTGGCGGCGATGTGGCGAGCCTGGCCACGGTGTTCGCTTGGGATTACTGGCATATCGTGCTGCTCTTCGCGGTTTGCATTGCGCTGGCCGAAGCCGGTTACCGATCGGGCAAGCGAGCCATCCATGAAGGGAAGCTGCGCTGGTTCCGGCAAATGGGGTGGCGCTTAGCCGTGATCGGGCTGCTCGTGATCACCACGCGCGGTGGGCTGCAGCTGATCCCCATCGGACCGATGAATGCTGCCGATCATGCCCAGCCCCGCTTCGCCCCCGTAGTTCTGAACACGCCATTCACCCTGCTCACCAGCTTCGGCAAGCCGGTGATAGTGGAGCGCCGCTACATGGAGGACGAGGAGGCCGACGCGCTCTGGCCGGTGGTGCATGAGCCAACTGCCGGGAGCCCAGGAGCGCAATTGCTCGATTCGACCTTGGTGCAGAAGCCGAACGTGGTGGTGATCATCCTGGAGAGCTTTTCGGCTGCCTATAGCGCCAGGTTGAGCGGGGGAACTGATTGCATGCCCTTCCTCGACTCGCTCATGGGCCAAGGGCTGGCCTTCTCACGCGGATACGCTAACGGGCGCCGCAGCATCGATGGCATCCCGGCCATCACCGCATCGCTGCCCGAATGGATGGATGAAGCATTCATCACCTCACCCTATGTGCAATCACCGTTCACCGCACTGGGCAGCGTGCTCGCCGATGCCGGGTACGCCACCAGCTTCTACCACGGCGGCCGCAATGGCACCATGGGCTTCGATACCTATGCCCATGCAGCCGGGTACCAGCGCTATGTGGGCATGGATGAATACCCGGAAGCGAAGGACTACGACGGCCATTGGGGAATTTGGGACCGGCCGTTCCTGCAGTTCTGCGCGAAGGAGCTTGGGCGAGAGCAGCAGCCCTTCCACAGCGTGGTGTTCACCCTGAGCTCGCATCATCCGTACGCGTTGCCGGAAGGGGAGGAGGCCCGCTTTCCGCGGGGCGATCACCGGATCGAGGCCACCTTGCGCTATACGGATGATGCCCTGCGCGGCTTCTTCGACACCGCCCGCCGTGAACCGTGGTTCAGGAACACGCTGTTCGTAATCACTGCGGATCATACGGCCGACCTGGACCGCACCGGCCAACAGCACTCCGAAGCCATTGATTACTGGGTGCCGCTCCTGTTCTATTGGCCCGCTGCCATCGCGCCGCGCATGGAGGAGCGCATCGCCCAGCACATCGATATCCTGCCTACCGTGCTTGACCTCACTGGGCAATCTGAACCGCACGTTAGTTTCGGCGCGAGCCTGGCTCATGGCGGCGGGCGCGGCCTGGTGATCTTCCGGTCCATGGGATTCTGGTACGGGATCACCGCCGAAGGCGTGTTCTGCTTCAATGGCGAGCACCTGGTGCCAACTGCTGTGAAGCACCCCCTGCCCTTGGACCCTGACGCTCCGGAACTGCGTCGCATGAAGGCCGCCATCCAGCAGTTCACGGGGCGCATGGCGCGCAATCAGCTCACCATGAAGCGCGAGGGGTCATGAAGGCGGCGATCATCTATAACCCGCGCTCCGGGAAGAAGGCGGCGCACCGCATCGTGGGCATAGCGGAACGGCTTGGGCCCGAACTGGGCGCTGACCTTGAACTGCTCCAGGTCGAAGGGCCGGGGCATGGCACCCAATTGGCGCGGCGAGCCGCGGCCGCTGGCGCTCAACGGGTGATCAGTGTCGGCGGCGATGGCACCAACAACGCCGTGGCCCGTGGACTGGTGGGCGCTCCGGTTCCATTGGGCATCGTGGCCATGGGCAGCGGCAACGGATACGCGCGCAGCATCGGCCTTCCCTTGGATCCCGAACGGGCGCTGCGCCATGCGCTCACCGCTGAAGCAAGGCCCATGGATGCTTGCTACCTCAACGACGAGCTTTTCCTCGGCAACGCCGGCATCGGCTTCGACGCCCGCGTGGCGCATCGATTCGATAGGAGCAAGAGCCGTGGCATGCTCGGTTATGCCCGAATCGTGGCGATGGAGATCCTGAGCGCGAAGCCCATGCGCGTGGTGCTCAAGGCCAACCGCGAGACCACTGAGCACCGCGTGCTGATGCTCGTGTTCTGCAACACGCGTGAATTCGGCAATGGCGCGGACATCAGTCCGGGGAGCAGGCCCGATGATGGCATCGCGGAGCTGCGCGTGGTGCGCAAGCCTTCCTTCTTCCCGTTGCTCAAAGCGCTCTTCGATGTGTACACCCACCGCGCCGACAGCAATCCGAACCTCCTCGGAATCGCCTCAACCGAAGCCCAGGTCTGGCAGGAGGGCACATGGGCCCATTTGGACGGCGAGCCCATGGAATTGGGGCATGAACTGCGATTCCGGCTTGCGCCGAAGTGCCTATGGGTCGTGGGCTAGCGGCCGCTGAGCAACCCTTGGCTTTCATATCCTGTCAATAACCAGTTGACCTCCGCCGATCCGGGTGCCGAATGCACCCTTTCCTTTACCACCAAACCTGCCCCATGAACGCGATACGACCCTTCGTCCTTCCACTCGTGCTCGCTCCGGCATTGGCATTCGGCCAGAGCAACTGCGGCAACGCTCCGGCCATTGGCCTGGGCACGCATGTATCTCCTGCGCTTGACGGAACCCCCGCCGCAACGCAGTGCATCGGCGGGACATCCGGCACCGCTGCGCGCTGGTATCAGTTCACGGCACCCGCGTCCATGTCGGTAACGGTGAGCAGTTACGTGGAAGGCATCCCGACCGTGGATACTCGGCTGAACGTGTTCGCCGGATCCTGCGGGTCGCTCACTTGCATTGGCGGGGATGACGATACCGGCCCCGGCTACACCTCGATCTACTCCTTCAATGCGATCGCAGGCACCACCTATCTCTTCGTTTGGGACAGCTTCTGGACCGCGAATGGATTCACCTTCACCGTGCTCGAGACCGTGATCCCGCCTCCCCCGGGGAACATGGTGCTGTTCACCAGCACCACCATCCCCGGCGCCAGCGGCATCCAAGGCGCTGTTGATATGAACGACG of Flavobacteriales bacterium contains these proteins:
- a CDS encoding sulfatase-like hydrolase/transferase, with product MPSLRGPLAVLLMRFGALVAIYSLLRVAFVLLNRGSFPDVPFSAYLGGVRFDLSALAWLNLPWLVLCLISPVERGWFAIAKRIAFHAANAAGFFFACADIEYFKFTLKRSTADLFGIMAGGGDVASLATVFAWDYWHIVLLFAVCIALAEAGYRSGKRAIHEGKLRWFRQMGWRLAVIGLLVITTRGGLQLIPIGPMNAADHAQPRFAPVVLNTPFTLLTSFGKPVIVERRYMEDEEADALWPVVHEPTAGSPGAQLLDSTLVQKPNVVVIILESFSAAYSARLSGGTDCMPFLDSLMGQGLAFSRGYANGRRSIDGIPAITASLPEWMDEAFITSPYVQSPFTALGSVLADAGYATSFYHGGRNGTMGFDTYAHAAGYQRYVGMDEYPEAKDYDGHWGIWDRPFLQFCAKELGREQQPFHSVVFTLSSHHPYALPEGEEARFPRGDHRIEATLRYTDDALRGFFDTARREPWFRNTLFVITADHTADLDRTGQQHSEAIDYWVPLLFYWPAAIAPRMEERIAQHIDILPTVLDLTGQSEPHVSFGASLAHGGGRGLVIFRSMGFWYGITAEGVFCFNGEHLVPTAVKHPLPLDPDAPELRRMKAAIQQFTGRMARNQLTMKREGS